GGCAGCCTGACGCCTTCAATAGCCAGAGATACAAGGGATAACTATATAGATCCGACCACAGGCTCGCTAAACAGCGTTTATGTTACCGGTGCCGGGCTTCTGGGCTCAAACAGGTTTTTAAAAGCTGGCATTGAATCGCTATGGTTTTTCCCCTTCATAGGCCAGACTACGTTTTCAACAAGATTGCGTTACGGCTATGGTACCGGAATGTTTGGCATGCCTCTTCCTATCTATGAGCGCTTTTTTGTTGGCGGTATCAGCACCATAAGGGGCGTTGCCTTTGGAGATGCCGGACCAAAGGATGCAAACAACCAATACCTTGGCGGTACAAGCCAGATATTAAATAACAATGAAATAATTTTCCCGATTTTACCTGAGCTTAAAATTAAAGGGGTTTACTTTGTAGATATTGGTACGGCGATGGATAGCTCTGTCACTATGCGTGACGTGAAATACACAACGGGTTTGGGAGTAAGGTGGATATCCCCATTTGGTCCGATACGTGTGGAGTATGGCTATAACCTGAGAAGGACTGGGGATGAGGCCCCAGGCAGAGTGGAGTTTTCTGTAGGAAGTTTCTTTTAGCATGGAAATATTATCAAATACAGCTTAAAAAAAATACCTTAGGAGGGTAGTAATGAAGAAAGTTATGTTGTTGTTGACGGTGGCGTCAATGTGTGCGGTTTTTGCCTCAGGTAGTGTCTTTGCTGCAGAGCACACAAAGATCGGGTTTGTTGATATTCAGAAGGTGTTTATGGAGTCAGAGCAGGGCAAAAAAGCGAAAGAGACCCTTGATTCGTTTGTTAAGAGCCATCAGGTAAAAATAGACGAAAAAGAAAAAGCAATTGAAAAAGCCAAAGAGGAATATGACAAGAAATCCAGCGTGATGTCTGAGGATGCAAAGAAGAAAAAACAAGAAGAACTCGC
The Nitrospirota bacterium genome window above contains:
- a CDS encoding OmpH family outer membrane protein, which gives rise to MKKVMLLLTVASMCAVFASGSVFAAEHTKIGFVDIQKVFMESEQGKKAKETLDSFVKSHQVKIDEKEKAIEKAKEEYDKKSSVMSEDAKKKKQEELASMLREYKRFAAESQEEVRKKEQEITKDIFKAVKELVVATGKEEGYAAVLDNSMVVYSDDKADITDKIIKKLNEKKK